The following are encoded together in the Triticum dicoccoides isolate Atlit2015 ecotype Zavitan chromosome 6B, WEW_v2.0, whole genome shotgun sequence genome:
- the LOC119321732 gene encoding protein SAR DEFICIENT 1-like: MSVRRPRAEEDDEQGSGGDDQQQRHGARRIRPATPVSFRSVVRRAVTADTIQQIVFGLEPVIRRVVREEIQNIFYQHDHLPYRSLPLPIQQVDVPPRLRLSFAKKLMLPIFTNNKLVDAAKNAIEIWLIDTRTNHRITETNTNQGSSTMKLEVLVLDGDFRCEDDMVWTNDQFNAAIVKAREGRRPLLVGSTLNVAMNNQGVAVIEDVAFTDNSSWIRSRRFRIGVRVMATSYYGPRIQEALSESFTVKDHRGELYKKHYPPTLTDNIWRLKNIGKDGPIDKRLESEGIKNVQDFLKLHTIDPDKLQNLVGMSDRQWRTTLNHAKTCSMGGKCYVFKSEGCDVIIFSPIGEILAARIGDQTCSLQQLHQEHKAQVNQLASMAYEQWDQLEEVVANEMALAAYEGLTSFPEEKPSSSCTPASNESMISSGSQNAEYLNKMGSRTATSGVAMVTNSNNSLDSALAIPTSDAIYWIPSLAVDDDRFTWNNSTNLGCWDQVD, encoded by the exons ATGTCTGTGCGAAGGCCGCGGGCCGAAGAAGATGACGAGCAGGGCAGCGGAGGTGACGATCAGCAGCAACGGCACGGCGCGAGGCGGATACGGCCGGCGACCCCGGTCTCCTTCAGATC CGTCGTGAGAAGAGCCGTCACAGCAGACACTATCCAACAAATTGTGTTTGGTTTGGAACCGGTTATTCGTAGGGTG GTACGGGAGGAAATTCAGAACATCTTTTATCAGCATGATCACTTACCATACAG GTCTCTTCCTTTACCCATCCAACAAGTCGATGTCCCGCCTAGGTTGAGGCTTTCCTTTGCAAAGAAGCTCATGCtaccgatcttcaccaacaacaagCTTGTTGATGCTGCAAAGAACGCCATTGAAATCTGGCTTATAGACACTAGAACCAACCATCGTATCACAGAAACAAACACTAACCAAGGCTCTTCAACAATGAAGCTAGAGGTACTTGTCCTAGATGGCGATTTCAGATGTGAAGACGACATGGTGTGGACAAATGATCAGTTCAACGCTGCAATCGTGAAGGCCAGAGAGGGTAGGAGACCACTGCTTGTAGGTAGTACACTCAATGTAGCAATGAACAATCAAGGAGTGGCTGTGATAGAGGATGTGGCTTTCACTGACAATTCAAGTTGGATAAGGAGTAGGAGGTTCCGAATTGGTGTGCGCGTCATGGCAACTAGCTATTATGGGCCAAGGATTCAAGAGGCATTGAGTGAAAGCTTCACAGTGAAAGATCATCGAGGCGAAT TGTACAAGAAGCATTATCCTCCAACCCTTACTGACAATATATGGAGACTCAAAAACATTGGAAAAGATGGGCCAATTGATAAGAGACTGGAGTCCGAGGGGATCAAGAACGTCCAGGACTTCTTGAAACTTCACACCATAGATCCTGATAAGCTACAAAAC CTCGTTGGCATGTCAGATCGGCAATGGAGGACAACACTCAATCATGCAAAAACGTGTAGTATGGGAGGGAAATGCTATGTTTTCAAATCTGAAGGGTGTGATGTTATTATATTCAGCCCCATAGGAGAGATTTTGGCAGCCAGAATTGGAGACCAGACATGCTCTTTGCAACAACTACACCAGGAACATAAG GCCCAAGTGAATCAATTGGCCTCCATGGCATACGAGCAATGGGATCAATTGGAGGAAGTGGTGGCAAATGAGATGGCACTTGCTGCATATGAAGGTTTGACGTCATTTCCCGAGGAAAAGCCTAGTTCATCATGCACACCGGCGAGTAATGAAAGCATGATCAGCTCAGGGTCTCAAAATGCCGAGTATCTAAACAAGATGGGTTCTAGAACAGCAACCTCTGGTGTTGCGATGGTGACTAATAGCAATAACTCCTTAGATTCTGCATTGGCTATTCCAACAAGTGATGCTATTTACTGGATCCCAAGCTTAGCCGTTGATGATGACCGCTTCACCTGGAACAACTCTACAAACCTCGGTTGTTGGGATCAAGTTGATTAA